The following are encoded together in the Phenylobacterium sp. NIBR 498073 genome:
- a CDS encoding DUF1254 domain-containing protein, which yields MADDLNPAAAHHWLGSETLKTREGEFPFKNGYPTAEAAARLRERLVFNRAVEAFLVQMHGVSWLHVWKGVAQAGTGAPNQLVLWEQLMDGETLLLTGNTETVYGLVAIDLKRDGPVVIEAPPGLLGGVSDLWQTETLGIGPTGADKGQGGKLLLLPPDHDGPAPAGYIAAKSRTYGLVFGVRGFQVDGKPDKAAELIRQTKVYPLSQAAAPPALTVFNGSRRQVDTLFSDNVSFFDDLAWMIAREPQDVIPSHERFQLAAIGIEKGRPFQPDPARRALLDEAARMGGAIARANSFDSQDEARLVYPDRRWEWAFLGGSAAWDSQGYVNTDRRASFAYIAIGMSPAMVDKHVGLGSQYLWTPRDADGDYLDGARNYRLHVPANLPAKNFWSVVAYDADSRSILRNSQPFPSISTYTRPQPNPDGSIDIWFGPKSPVGREGNWIQTVPGKGWFTLFRFYGPLEPFFDKTWKPGDIVKQD from the coding sequence ATGGCCGACGATCTCAATCCCGCCGCCGCCCACCACTGGCTCGGCAGCGAAACGCTGAAGACGCGGGAAGGCGAGTTCCCGTTCAAGAACGGCTACCCGACCGCCGAGGCCGCCGCCCGCCTGCGCGAACGCCTGGTCTTCAACCGCGCCGTCGAGGCGTTCCTGGTGCAGATGCACGGCGTCTCCTGGCTCCACGTCTGGAAGGGCGTCGCCCAGGCCGGAACCGGCGCCCCCAACCAGCTGGTGCTCTGGGAACAGCTGATGGACGGCGAGACCCTGCTGCTCACCGGCAACACCGAGACCGTCTACGGCCTCGTCGCGATCGACCTGAAGCGCGACGGTCCGGTGGTGATCGAGGCGCCGCCCGGCCTGCTGGGCGGGGTCAGCGATCTCTGGCAGACCGAGACCCTCGGCATCGGCCCGACGGGCGCCGACAAGGGGCAAGGCGGCAAGCTGCTGCTCCTGCCGCCCGATCATGATGGGCCCGCGCCGGCGGGCTACATCGCCGCCAAGTCACGGACCTACGGCCTCGTCTTCGGCGTGCGCGGGTTCCAGGTCGACGGTAAGCCGGACAAGGCGGCCGAGCTGATCCGCCAGACCAAGGTTTACCCGCTGTCGCAGGCCGCCGCGCCGCCGGCCCTCACGGTGTTCAACGGTTCGCGCCGGCAGGTCGACACGCTGTTCTCGGACAATGTCTCGTTCTTCGACGACCTGGCCTGGATGATCGCGCGCGAGCCGCAGGACGTGATTCCCAGCCACGAGCGCTTCCAGCTCGCCGCCATCGGCATCGAGAAGGGCAGGCCCTTCCAGCCCGATCCCGCCCGCCGCGCCCTGCTGGACGAGGCCGCGCGCATGGGCGGCGCCATCGCCCGCGCCAACAGCTTCGACAGTCAGGACGAGGCGCGCCTCGTCTATCCAGATCGGCGCTGGGAGTGGGCGTTTCTCGGCGGCAGCGCGGCCTGGGACAGCCAGGGCTATGTGAACACCGACCGCCGCGCCAGCTTCGCCTACATCGCCATCGGAATGTCGCCGGCCATGGTCGACAAGCATGTCGGTCTCGGCTCGCAATATCTCTGGACCCCGCGCGACGCCGACGGCGACTATCTGGACGGCGCCCGCAACTACCGGCTGCACGTGCCGGCGAACCTACCGGCCAAGAACTTCTGGTCGGTGGTGGCCTACGACGCCGACAGCCGCTCGATCCTGCGCAACAGCCAACCGTTCCCGTCGATCAGCACCTACACCAGGCCGCAGCCCAATCCGGACGGGTCGATCGACATCTGGTTCGGACCCAAGTCGCCGGTCGGCAGGGAAGGGAACTGGATCCAGACCGTTCCGGGCAAGGGCTGGTTCACCCTGTTCCGCTTCTATGGTCCGCTGGAGCCGTTCTTCGACAAGACCTGGAAGCCGGGCGACATCGTCAAGCAAGACTAG
- a CDS encoding nitronate monooxygenase family protein, whose protein sequence is MKTRITELLGIQHPIVQGGMHFVGFAEMAAAVSNAGGLGIITGLTQGTPEKLKAEIERCRAMTDKPFGVNLTFLPAVTPPDYPGFVKVIVESGIKVVETAGNNPAKWLPMLKEAGIVVIHKCTSVRHALKAEAIGCDAVSVDGFECGGHPGEDDVPNFILLPRAGEELKVPFLASGGMADGRSLVAALAMGADGMNMGTRFIATKEAPVHQNVKDALVAASELDTRLIMRPLRNTERVLVNAGVERLLEKEKELGDKVTFADIAAEVAGVYPRILRDGDMDAGGWSCGMVAGLIHDVPSVQELIERTMAEAEQIIRGRLVGLLDA, encoded by the coding sequence ATGAAGACGCGCATCACCGAACTGCTCGGCATCCAGCACCCGATCGTCCAGGGCGGCATGCACTTTGTCGGCTTCGCCGAGATGGCGGCGGCGGTGTCGAACGCCGGGGGCCTGGGCATCATCACCGGCCTGACCCAGGGCACGCCGGAGAAGCTGAAGGCCGAGATCGAGCGCTGCCGGGCCATGACCGACAAGCCGTTCGGAGTGAACCTGACCTTCCTGCCGGCGGTGACGCCGCCCGACTATCCGGGGTTCGTGAAGGTGATCGTCGAGAGCGGGATCAAGGTCGTCGAGACGGCCGGCAACAATCCGGCCAAGTGGCTGCCGATGCTGAAGGAAGCCGGCATCGTGGTGATCCACAAGTGCACCTCGGTGCGCCACGCGCTGAAGGCCGAGGCGATCGGCTGCGACGCGGTCAGCGTCGACGGCTTCGAGTGCGGCGGCCACCCGGGCGAGGACGACGTGCCGAACTTCATCCTGCTGCCGCGGGCCGGCGAGGAGCTGAAGGTGCCGTTTCTGGCCTCGGGCGGGATGGCGGACGGCCGCAGCCTCGTCGCGGCCCTGGCCATGGGCGCGGACGGCATGAACATGGGCACCCGGTTCATCGCCACCAAGGAAGCGCCGGTCCACCAGAACGTGAAGGACGCCCTGGTGGCGGCCAGCGAACTGGACACCCGCCTGATCATGCGCCCGCTGCGCAACACCGAGCGGGTGCTGGTCAACGCCGGCGTCGAGCGGCTGCTGGAGAAGGAAAAGGAGCTCGGCGACAAGGTCACCTTCGCCGACATCGCCGCCGAGGTGGCGGGCGTCTATCCGCGGATCCTGCGCGACGGCGACATGGACGCCGGCGGCTGGTCGTGCGGCATGGTCGCGGGCCTGATCCACGACGTGCCGAGCGTGCAGGAGCTGATCGAACGCACCATGGCCGAGGCCGAGCAGATCATCCGCGGCCGGCTGGTCGGGCTGCTCGACGCTTAA
- a CDS encoding GNAT family N-acetyltransferase yields MSLAIVRAACGDGAVLQNLFQLYTHDFSEFWAGSARGELGADGRFTDYPLEPFFGRPNWSAWLLTAGEAPAGFALINDAAHSGLPARRSMAEFFVVRKHRGQGAGRAAAQALIAAEPGSWEIAVARANTGALAFWRKVAAACAAGPVEELDIAGPDWNGPVLRFEAA; encoded by the coding sequence ATGAGCCTGGCGATCGTGCGGGCCGCGTGTGGCGACGGCGCCGTGCTGCAGAACCTCTTCCAGCTCTACACCCACGACTTCTCGGAGTTCTGGGCCGGGAGCGCGCGCGGCGAACTGGGCGCCGATGGTCGGTTCACGGACTATCCGCTGGAGCCGTTCTTCGGACGGCCGAACTGGTCGGCCTGGCTGCTGACCGCGGGCGAGGCGCCGGCGGGCTTTGCGCTGATCAACGACGCGGCCCATTCGGGTCTGCCGGCGCGGCGTTCGATGGCCGAGTTCTTCGTGGTGCGCAAACATCGCGGCCAGGGCGCCGGGCGGGCGGCGGCCCAGGCGCTGATCGCCGCCGAACCGGGGAGCTGGGAGATCGCCGTGGCGCGCGCCAACACCGGGGCGCTGGCCTTCTGGCGCAAGGTCGCGGCCGCCTGCGCGGCCGGGCCGGTCGAGGAACTGGACATCGCCGGGCCCGACTGGAACGGGCCGGTGCTGCGGTTCGAGGCGGCTTAG
- a CDS encoding MazG nucleotide pyrophosphohydrolase domain-containing protein yields the protein MTSFNSMSERAWRVRELYGQAESRRYGRAWTREEVALGFVGDVGDLMKLVQAAEGVRAIPDVQGKLAHELADCLWSVMTLARMYEVDLEAAFETTMDELEARLEARP from the coding sequence ATGACCAGCTTCAATTCGATGTCCGAACGCGCGTGGCGCGTGCGCGAGCTCTATGGTCAAGCCGAGTCCCGGCGCTATGGGCGGGCCTGGACGCGCGAGGAGGTGGCGCTGGGCTTCGTCGGCGACGTCGGCGACCTGATGAAGCTGGTGCAGGCGGCCGAGGGCGTTCGGGCGATCCCGGACGTGCAGGGCAAGCTGGCGCACGAGCTGGCCGACTGCCTGTGGAGCGTGATGACCCTGGCGCGGATGTACGAGGTCGATCTGGAAGCGGCGTTCGAGACGACCATGGACGAGCTGGAAGCCAGGCTGGAGGCGCGGCCATGA
- a CDS encoding methyltransferase domain-containing protein, which yields MPATQASAVNTGAEFLDEDVARAYAHRTDYPPALYARLLALTPGRGRLLDLGCGPGKLGRGLAAQFEDVLAVDPSAAMLRLGRELDAAAHPNIAWIEATAEAAPIEPPLDLIVMGASVHWVDPARVFPKLASALTAGGLMALIDGDGPAQAPWIGAWRAVIRHWVGRMGGVWNGPAHQALMSAHEPWFDRVGVETFTAQVEQSVEDLIEAEHSRASWARAKMGDLADAFDADLRTVLTPYARGGKVNFEVSSRLTWGRPLAAPHAEGEP from the coding sequence ATGCCCGCGACACAGGCGAGCGCCGTCAACACCGGCGCGGAGTTTCTGGATGAGGACGTGGCCCGCGCCTATGCGCACCGGACCGACTATCCGCCGGCGCTGTACGCGCGGCTGCTGGCGCTGACGCCCGGCCGCGGGCGCCTGCTGGACCTGGGCTGCGGCCCCGGCAAGCTGGGGCGGGGTCTGGCGGCCCAGTTCGAAGACGTGCTGGCGGTCGATCCGTCGGCCGCGATGCTGCGGCTGGGGCGCGAACTCGACGCCGCCGCCCACCCCAACATCGCCTGGATCGAAGCCACCGCCGAGGCCGCGCCGATCGAGCCGCCGCTGGACCTGATCGTGATGGGGGCGAGCGTGCACTGGGTCGATCCCGCCCGCGTCTTCCCAAAGCTCGCCTCGGCGCTGACCGCGGGGGGGCTGATGGCGCTGATCGACGGCGACGGTCCGGCGCAGGCGCCGTGGATCGGCGCGTGGCGCGCGGTCATCAGGCATTGGGTCGGCCGCATGGGCGGAGTCTGGAACGGGCCGGCGCACCAGGCGCTGATGAGCGCGCACGAGCCCTGGTTCGACCGGGTCGGCGTCGAGACCTTCACCGCCCAGGTCGAGCAGTCGGTCGAGGACCTGATCGAGGCCGAGCACTCGCGCGCCAGCTGGGCGCGCGCGAAGATGGGCGATCTGGCGGACGCGTTCGACGCCGACCTGCGGACTGTGCTGACCCCGTATGCCCGAGGCGGCAAGGTCAACTTCGAGGTCAGTTCGCGGCTGACCTGGGGACGGCCGCTGGCGGCGCCGCACGCGGAGGGCGAGCCATGA
- a CDS encoding acetyltransferase, protein MIRRATPADAPALLALWRAAVEATHHFLTPADIDAIEAQMRGYLSSDTELWTAEMAGQPVAFMGLDGDEIVSLFVDPAVHRSGVGRALIDHALARGATWLGVNEQNPGAVAFYERLGFTVTERSDLDSEGRPFPILTMRRC, encoded by the coding sequence ATGATCAGACGCGCCACGCCCGCCGACGCCCCCGCCCTGCTCGCGCTCTGGCGGGCGGCGGTGGAGGCGACTCACCATTTCCTGACCCCGGCCGACATCGACGCCATCGAGGCGCAGATGCGCGGCTATCTCTCCAGCGACACCGAGCTGTGGACGGCCGAGATGGCCGGCCAGCCCGTGGCGTTCATGGGCCTGGACGGCGACGAGATCGTCAGCCTGTTCGTCGATCCGGCCGTGCATCGCAGCGGCGTCGGGCGGGCGCTGATCGACCACGCCCTGGCCCGCGGGGCGACCTGGCTGGGCGTCAACGAGCAGAACCCCGGGGCCGTCGCCTTCTACGAGCGGCTCGGCTTCACGGTGACGGAACGCTCGGACCTGGACAGCGAGGGGCGGCCCTTCCCGATCCTGACGATGCGGCGATGCTAG
- a CDS encoding MBL fold metallo-hydrolase — protein MIFEQVATGGCQSYLVGCEATRAAALIDPEFSQIDRYVGLAGQLGLHIRYVIDTHTHADHFSASHELQKLLPAPVVMNRLSPAPYADLRLDDGDMLIVGELRLQALHTPGHTRDSMCLVMADRVFTGDTLLIGGTGRTDLPTGDPHALYESLFDKLLKLPRETLVYPAHDYKGRSCSTIGDEIDTNPRLAKTDRAEFVEMMQSLDLSAPTHLTEALRTNMSGGKTVARLLAEASAKVPFMSLAELHGRLGGNSRDLVVLDLREKDAFEAGHIPGARHLPRGQLELRVNAELPDPTVRIIACCEFGKISTLAAATLRELGFTRAVALDGGLKAWREAGYELEV, from the coding sequence ATGATCTTCGAGCAAGTCGCCACGGGCGGATGCCAATCCTATCTCGTCGGCTGCGAGGCGACCCGCGCTGCGGCGCTGATCGACCCGGAGTTCAGCCAGATCGACCGCTATGTCGGCCTCGCCGGCCAACTCGGCCTGCACATCCGCTACGTGATCGACACCCACACCCACGCCGACCATTTCTCGGCCAGCCACGAGCTGCAGAAATTGCTGCCGGCGCCGGTGGTGATGAACCGGCTCAGCCCCGCGCCCTATGCCGACCTGCGGCTCGACGACGGCGACATGCTGATCGTCGGCGAATTGCGTCTCCAGGCCCTGCACACCCCCGGCCACACGCGCGATTCCATGTGCCTGGTGATGGCCGACCGGGTGTTCACCGGCGACACCCTGCTGATCGGCGGCACCGGGCGCACCGACCTGCCGACCGGCGATCCCCATGCCCTCTATGAGAGCCTGTTCGACAAGCTGCTGAAGCTGCCGCGCGAGACGCTGGTCTACCCGGCCCACGACTACAAGGGCCGCAGCTGCTCCACGATCGGCGATGAGATCGACACCAATCCCCGCCTGGCGAAAACCGACCGCGCCGAGTTCGTCGAGATGATGCAGAGCCTCGACCTCTCGGCCCCGACCCACCTGACCGAGGCGCTGCGCACCAATATGAGTGGCGGCAAGACCGTCGCCCGACTGCTGGCCGAGGCCTCGGCGAAAGTGCCGTTCATGTCGCTGGCCGAGCTCCACGGCCGCCTGGGCGGCAACAGCCGCGATCTGGTCGTGCTGGACCTGCGCGAGAAGGACGCCTTCGAAGCCGGCCACATCCCCGGCGCCCGTCACCTGCCGCGCGGCCAGCTCGAACTGCGGGTCAACGCCGAGCTGCCCGACCCGACCGTCCGCATCATCGCCTGCTGCGAATTCGGCAAGATCTCGACCCTGGCGGCGGCCACCCTCCGCGAACTCGGCTTCACCCGCGCCGTCGCCCTCGACGGCGGCCTCAAGGCCTGGCGCGAGGCCGGCTACGAGCTGGAGGTCTGA
- a CDS encoding alpha-2-macroglobulin, whose translation MASDQTPATPTPKGWLAKLRASKMPGLMAAGLVIAAFGGGVLSAKGVDWLGKPAAETAAAPGAQGWSLFGKPRDAKAARRGIPKPEGFAVWRHRIDTSANQPAACIELTRALDPARSYADYVLISPDLGGKPAVTVKGSELCIGGTGFADRRVTLLKGLPAKTGETLAANADVDFTFGERPPFVGFAGEGVILPREDSDGVGIETVNVSRLSVEVWRVVDRNLVRKSISAPDPTAEGEWPGDYGSDSPDDEGRVVWKGELPVATQGAGERVTTVFPLGAVLKEMKPGAYVIKVRDASGGRSIKGEGGDDDYDPNPPAQARRWVVFTDMALSAYDGSEALDVVVRSLKTAKIMPNVRVTLVARNGEDLAVAQSDAQGRVRFDRPLLDGEGAADAKMVMAYGPQGDLAVLDLDRAPVDLSKQGIGGRTEDSGVSGRTAQSAIDGYLYADRGIYRPGETVHLNALLRDREAKAVKDRKGAIVVRRPSGVEYKRYPFDKAPLGAVPVDIALPKSAPRGRWLARLEIDGLDKPAGELSFQVEDFAPQRLAVTAVGQEAVPMKAGETRNIDVTARFLYGASGAGLQTQGEARLRVDPNPFPAFEGYQWGDQREPFAEKFLEIGQTVTDGEGRAVLALSSEEAGDTPQPLTASFTASVFEPGGRPVREGLDLKVRTKAVYLGAKIDQGDAGGSGDPTMLIDLIAVNAAGQRIAAPGTTYTLISENWDYDWFQQDGRWQWRRTSRDVVVARANVNLAAGQPTRISRRLGWGDYRLEMTGPGGAKSVIRFASGWGAPAKDVEAPDFVRVSAGAKPYAQGDTVEITLKPPYAGEAQIAVATDRLIDLKTVTVGKDGATVKLKTSAAWGGGAYVLVSVVQPRDPVASPKPRRALGLVYVPLDPKDRKLTVELNTPAKIDSKALVEVPITIKGAGFGGRARVTLAAVDEGILQLTKFQSPDPVKWYFGKRALTLDYRDDYGRLLDPNLGAPANVNFGADGIGGEGLSVTPIKTVALWSGVVETGLDGKAVIKLPTAQFNGELRLMAVAWTDAAVGSASKPLTVREAVVADLALPRFLAPGDKAFATLELHNIEGKVGAYVAELTSGGGVLAPFKKAFQLALGQRVAEKIPFSAPGRAGIGQVGFKVSGPGFSTAKDYPIQTRLGWSPITRTTYELQQPGAAFTPASSLLAGLAAGDVTLHVSYSPFRGFDPAPIANALSRYPYGCTEQTVSAAYPLIYAAEVASDPKLKRSSVALAGAVGRLLDRQTLDGAFGLWRVGDGEADPWLGAYVTDFLLEAQKAGTPVPQEAIDRALSAMRQVSRPEGWASVSYRMEYPDWWAGGSDASKKATERMRSRASAYALYMLAKGGRGDLARLRWWHDVQMKTEASPLAKAQVGAGLAMMGDKARARSAFRQAIAALGYRDEADWYQSPLRDIAAVTALAYEAGETDLARGLQKRLENAVKDPDSLNTQEQARLLQAAHWMLKAAGAIRIDAEGAQPLTAVGGAPRWAVGKLAEARFVNTGKGALWRTVTVTGTPVAPPPAEDNGISLSKRLVGFSGGAVDPAALTQGERVIVVVSGRSGQSRSMSLVVDDPLPAGFEIETVLGPDDAQSGPFKFLGELSSADVQEARDDRYVAAMDLAGKGAFTFAYVARAVTPGDFLLPGAQAKDMYRPSLNARTGASRTVIAPGP comes from the coding sequence ATGGCGAGCGATCAGACGCCGGCGACGCCGACCCCGAAAGGTTGGCTGGCCAAGCTTCGCGCCAGCAAGATGCCCGGCCTGATGGCCGCCGGCCTGGTGATCGCGGCGTTCGGCGGCGGGGTGCTGTCGGCCAAGGGCGTCGACTGGCTGGGCAAGCCCGCGGCCGAGACCGCCGCCGCGCCGGGCGCGCAGGGCTGGTCGCTGTTCGGCAAGCCGCGCGACGCCAAGGCCGCAAGGCGCGGCATCCCCAAGCCGGAAGGGTTCGCGGTCTGGCGCCACCGGATCGACACCTCGGCCAACCAGCCGGCCGCCTGCATCGAGCTGACCCGGGCGCTGGACCCGGCCAGGTCCTATGCCGACTACGTGCTGATCTCGCCCGACCTGGGCGGGAAGCCGGCCGTGACGGTGAAGGGATCGGAGCTTTGCATCGGCGGGACCGGCTTCGCAGACCGCCGGGTGACCTTGCTGAAGGGACTGCCGGCCAAGACCGGCGAAACCCTGGCGGCCAACGCCGACGTCGATTTTACCTTTGGTGAGCGCCCGCCCTTCGTCGGGTTCGCCGGCGAGGGCGTGATCCTGCCGCGCGAGGATTCCGACGGGGTCGGGATCGAGACGGTCAATGTCAGCCGCCTGTCGGTCGAGGTCTGGCGGGTCGTCGACCGCAACCTGGTGCGCAAGTCGATCAGCGCCCCCGACCCGACCGCCGAGGGCGAGTGGCCGGGCGACTACGGCTCGGACAGCCCCGACGACGAGGGCCGGGTGGTCTGGAAGGGCGAACTGCCGGTCGCCACGCAAGGGGCCGGCGAGCGGGTGACGACGGTGTTCCCGCTGGGCGCGGTGCTCAAGGAGATGAAGCCCGGCGCCTATGTGATCAAGGTGCGCGACGCCTCGGGCGGCCGCTCGATCAAGGGTGAAGGCGGCGACGACGATTACGATCCCAACCCGCCGGCCCAGGCGCGGCGCTGGGTGGTGTTCACCGACATGGCGCTGTCGGCCTATGACGGCTCCGAGGCGCTGGACGTGGTGGTCCGCTCGCTGAAGACCGCCAAGATCATGCCGAACGTGCGCGTGACCCTGGTCGCCCGCAACGGCGAGGACCTGGCCGTCGCCCAGAGCGACGCGCAGGGCCGGGTGCGGTTCGACCGCCCGCTGCTGGACGGCGAAGGCGCGGCCGACGCCAAGATGGTGATGGCCTATGGCCCGCAGGGCGACCTGGCGGTGCTGGACCTGGACCGCGCGCCAGTGGACCTGTCCAAGCAGGGGATCGGCGGGCGCACCGAGGACAGCGGCGTTTCGGGCCGCACGGCGCAAAGCGCGATCGACGGCTATCTCTATGCCGACCGCGGCATCTATCGGCCCGGCGAGACCGTGCACCTGAACGCCCTGTTGCGCGACCGCGAGGCCAAGGCGGTGAAGGACCGCAAGGGCGCGATCGTGGTCCGCCGCCCCTCGGGCGTGGAATACAAGCGCTATCCGTTCGACAAGGCGCCGCTGGGCGCCGTGCCGGTGGACATCGCCCTGCCCAAGAGCGCGCCGCGCGGGCGGTGGCTGGCCCGACTTGAGATCGACGGGCTGGATAAGCCGGCCGGCGAGCTGTCGTTCCAGGTCGAGGACTTCGCGCCGCAGCGGCTGGCGGTCACCGCCGTCGGCCAGGAGGCCGTGCCGATGAAGGCCGGCGAGACCCGCAACATCGACGTCACCGCTCGCTTCCTCTACGGCGCGTCGGGCGCGGGGCTGCAGACCCAGGGCGAGGCTCGGCTGCGGGTCGATCCCAACCCGTTCCCGGCCTTCGAAGGCTATCAGTGGGGCGACCAGCGCGAGCCGTTCGCCGAGAAGTTCCTGGAGATCGGCCAGACCGTCACCGACGGCGAGGGCCGCGCGGTGCTGGCGCTGTCCTCGGAGGAGGCCGGCGACACGCCCCAGCCGCTGACCGCCAGCTTCACCGCCAGCGTGTTCGAGCCGGGCGGGCGCCCGGTGCGCGAGGGCCTGGACCTGAAGGTGCGGACCAAGGCCGTCTATCTGGGCGCCAAGATCGACCAGGGCGACGCGGGCGGGTCGGGCGACCCGACCATGCTGATCGACCTGATCGCGGTGAACGCGGCCGGCCAGCGGATCGCAGCGCCGGGCACGACCTACACCCTGATCTCGGAGAACTGGGACTATGACTGGTTCCAGCAGGACGGCCGCTGGCAGTGGCGGCGGACCAGCCGCGACGTGGTCGTGGCGCGGGCCAATGTGAACCTCGCCGCCGGCCAGCCGACCCGGATCAGCCGCCGGCTGGGCTGGGGCGACTACCGGCTGGAGATGACCGGGCCGGGCGGCGCCAAGAGCGTCATCCGCTTCGCCTCCGGCTGGGGCGCGCCGGCCAAGGACGTCGAGGCGCCTGACTTCGTGCGGGTCAGCGCCGGGGCCAAGCCCTATGCGCAAGGCGACACCGTCGAGATCACCCTGAAGCCGCCCTATGCCGGCGAGGCGCAGATCGCGGTCGCCACCGACCGGCTGATCGACCTGAAGACCGTCACCGTCGGCAAGGACGGGGCGACGGTGAAGCTGAAAACCAGCGCCGCCTGGGGCGGCGGGGCCTATGTGCTGGTCAGCGTGGTGCAGCCGCGCGATCCGGTCGCCTCGCCCAAGCCGCGACGGGCGCTGGGCCTGGTCTATGTGCCGCTGGACCCGAAGGACCGGAAGCTCACCGTCGAGCTGAACACCCCGGCCAAGATCGACTCCAAGGCGCTGGTCGAGGTGCCGATCACCATCAAGGGCGCCGGGTTCGGCGGCCGCGCGCGGGTCACCCTGGCGGCGGTCGACGAGGGCATCCTGCAACTGACCAAGTTCCAGAGTCCCGATCCGGTGAAGTGGTACTTCGGCAAGCGGGCGCTGACGCTCGACTACCGCGACGACTACGGGCGGCTGCTGGACCCGAACCTGGGGGCGCCGGCCAACGTCAACTTCGGCGCCGACGGCATCGGCGGCGAGGGGCTGAGCGTGACGCCGATCAAGACCGTGGCCCTGTGGTCGGGCGTGGTCGAGACCGGCCTCGACGGCAAGGCGGTGATCAAGCTGCCGACCGCCCAGTTCAACGGCGAGCTGCGGCTGATGGCGGTGGCCTGGACCGACGCCGCGGTCGGCTCGGCCAGCAAGCCGCTGACCGTGCGCGAGGCGGTGGTCGCCGACCTCGCCCTGCCCCGCTTCCTGGCGCCGGGCGACAAGGCGTTCGCGACGCTGGAGCTGCACAACATCGAGGGCAAGGTCGGCGCCTATGTCGCCGAGCTGACCAGCGGCGGCGGGGTGCTGGCGCCGTTCAAGAAGGCGTTCCAGCTGGCGCTCGGCCAACGCGTGGCCGAGAAGATCCCGTTCAGCGCCCCGGGCCGGGCCGGGATCGGCCAGGTCGGGTTCAAGGTCTCCGGCCCCGGCTTCTCGACCGCCAAGGATTATCCGATCCAGACGCGGCTGGGCTGGAGCCCGATCACCCGGACGACCTACGAACTGCAGCAGCCGGGGGCGGCGTTCACGCCGGCCTCGAGCCTGCTGGCGGGCCTCGCGGCCGGGGACGTCACCCTGCACGTCAGCTACTCGCCGTTCCGCGGCTTCGACCCGGCCCCGATCGCGAACGCGCTGTCGCGCTATCCCTACGGCTGCACCGAACAGACGGTGTCGGCCGCCTATCCGCTGATCTATGCGGCGGAGGTCGCCAGCGATCCGAAGCTGAAGCGCTCGTCGGTGGCGCTGGCCGGGGCGGTCGGGCGGCTTCTGGACCGCCAGACCCTGGACGGGGCCTTCGGGCTCTGGCGGGTCGGCGACGGCGAGGCCGACCCCTGGCTGGGCGCCTATGTCACCGACTTCCTGCTGGAAGCGCAGAAAGCCGGGACGCCGGTGCCGCAGGAGGCGATCGACCGGGCGCTGAGCGCCATGCGCCAGGTCTCGCGGCCGGAAGGCTGGGCCTCGGTCTCCTACCGGATGGAGTATCCGGACTGGTGGGCCGGCGGGTCGGACGCCTCCAAGAAGGCGACCGAGCGGATGCGCAGCCGGGCTTCGGCCTATGCGCTCTACATGCTGGCCAAGGGCGGGCGCGGCGACCTGGCGCGGCTGCGCTGGTGGCACGACGTGCAGATGAAGACCGAGGCCTCGCCGCTGGCCAAGGCCCAGGTCGGCGCGGGGCTGGCCATGATGGGCGACAAGGCCCGGGCGCGCTCGGCCTTCCGCCAGGCGATCGCCGCGCTCGGCTATCGCGACGAGGCCGACTGGTACCAGAGCCCGCTGCGCGACATCGCCGCGGTGACGGCTCTGGCCTATGAGGCCGGCGAGACCGACCTGGCGCGCGGGCTGCAGAAGCGGCTGGAGAACGCGGTCAAGGATCCGGACAGCCTCAACACCCAGGAGCAGGCGCGCCTGCTGCAGGCCGCGCACTGGATGCTGAAGGCGGCCGGGGCGATCCGCATCGACGCGGAGGGCGCCCAGCCGCTGACCGCGGTCGGCGGGGCGCCGCGCTGGGCGGTCGGCAAGCTGGCCGAGGCCCGCTTCGTCAACACCGGCAAGGGCGCGCTGTGGCGCACGGTGACGGTGACCGGGACCCCGGTCGCCCCGCCGCCGGCCGAAGACAACGGCATCAGCCTCTCCAAGCGGCTGGTCGGGTTCAGCGGCGGAGCGGTCGATCCCGCGGCCCTGACCCAGGGCGAGCGGGTGATCGTGGTGGTGTCGGGCCGCTCGGGACAGAGCCGGTCGATGTCGCTGGTGGTGGACGACCCGCTGCCGGCCGGCTTCGAGATCGAGACCGTGCTGGGCCCTGACGATGCGCAGAGCGGGCCGTTCAAGTTCCTCGGAGAGCTCTCCAGCGCCGACGTCCAGGAGGCCCGCGACGACCGCTATGTCGCGGCCATGGATCTGGCCGGCAAGGGCGCCTTCACCTTCGCCTATGTGGCGCGGGCGGTGACGCCGGGCGACTTCCTGCTGCCGGGGGCGCAGGCCAAGGACATGTACCGTCCGAGCCTGAACGCGCGCACCGGCGCCAGCCGCACGGTGATCGCGCCCGGGCCATGA